The nucleotide window TGCCTGTGGCACATACGTCTCTACATCCGTAACAAGCGGGATTAAGGACAGACGTAGAGCCAGCTGCTCATCATAGAGTACCGAGGTGTTGTCATAAAGGTTCACATATTCAATCGCAAGCGTTGGTACATCTGCGACCATCGCGCGCCGAATGCCGTTGGCAAAAGATGTGCTAACTTTTGAAAGCACGAATTTTGCAGATCTATCCGATAACTCCAGAATGTCTACTTCCATCGTCATATTCCTTAATTTCCCTTATATTTTGATAACATTGAAAAAGAGAGTTTTAGGAGAATTTCTTCAGAAATTCTCTGAAAAATTCTCTTATACACGTCTTCCGCCTTTCGGGCGAGTACCATCGTGCGGGACAGGAGTGACATCTTCAATCCTGCCAATCCGGATTCCTGCTCTTGCAAAAGCCCTGATTGCAGCCTGAGCGCCAGGGCCCGGACTTCTCTGCTTGTTCCCGCCAGGTGCTCTTACCCTTATATGGATGCCGTGGATACCTTTGTCCCTGAGCTGGTCAGCAAGCTGGCCTGCCATCTGCATGGCAGTATAAGGAGAGCTCTCGTCTCTTGCAGCTTTTACAACCATACCACCGGAAGACTTTGCAATAGTCTCAGCTCCTGTGATATCGGTTACAGTAATGATCGTGTTGTTAAATGAAGATTTGATGTGAGCTACGGCCCATTTCATGTCTGCCATGATTATCTCCTCCCTCTCTTCTTCCTTCCGCCGCCTCTTTCAGGAGGTTTCTCTCTAGCCTGTTTTGCTTCTGCAACAGCTCTTAAAGTAGTTGTGCTGTCTGCAAGGGAAGCTGCCACCTGCACAGGTCTTTCAGGGTGAGATTCGCTAACAAGCGGAGAGGTTCCATAGTACCCGATATGCATTTCATCTTCCTTGGAGACAAGCATTCCAGGAACTGTAGCTTTTCTGCCGTTTATTGCGATATGCCCGTGAGTGATAAACTGGCGAGCCTGGACAACTGTTCTGGCAAGCCCGAGACGGAGAACCTGAGTCTGGAGTCTCCTTTCGAGAATATTTTCGGTTTTTAAAGAGAGAATGTCGTCAATGTTAGCATCTGATTTGATGATACCGTAACGGATAAGCTTCGCAAGGATTTCTTCGGACTGGGTCTTTTGATGCCCTTCAAGTCCTCTTTCCTGAGAGTTTGCAGCGCTTGCAAGTAATGTTCTGGCTTCGGACCTGTACATCCTGAGCTTACTGGCTGCTTTCCAAACTTCTCTCTTGTTTCTTAGGCCATATGCCTTTACAAGCTGAACTTCAGATGCCATCCTGGCTTCCTGCCAGGGATGCTTAGGAGTCTCAAAACTTTTACTTTGTTTACCTGGATATGCCATTTAAAATCACCTGACCGGAAATCACTTCTTCCTGCTGACACCGACAGTTGACCCGCGGCGACCTGTGGATTTTGTTCTCTGTCCTCTGACCTTAAGGCCTCTTTCGTGCCTGAGTCCTCTGTAGGCGCGAACCTTTTTCAGATTGTTAATATCTTCCCTGAAAGTCAGTAAGATATCCGTTCCGAGCAGGTGCTTATCCTGTCCTGTTGCCAGATCTTTTTGCCTGTTCAACATCCAGGACGGGACAATTTCCTCAAAATTCCCGATTGCGTTATCTAGCTTTGCCACTTCTTCATCTGGCAGGTATCCAAGTGTAGCAGTAGGATCTACCCCTGCGCCCTTTGCAATAAGGATAGCAGTGCGTCTCCCTATTCCCGGAAGACCTGTAAGGGCATACTCTACCGGTTTTGCCCCCTGCAAGTCGGTATTCATAATCCGAACAAGATGCCTTAATTCTTCATTATTCTTTTCTTCTACCATATACTCCCTCCAGGGGAATGCATACAGCATCCTGTAGCCCCTGATCGAATACCCATACAGAATAAACGAAAAAGTCAGGAGCAGCTCATTAAAAGAGCTTCTTTACAGCACATACTGATGAGTTCATTTACATGAAGTTACCAGTATATAAGGATATCTGCGTTTAACCCCAACTGAAAGCGGATGTTCAAAAGGACTGAAAGTTGATAGCAGTTATGCTGGCCGTGGCTTGATATCAGGCATGCTGTAAAAAAGTCGAAAAATATTCTTCACCGTCAGCAACCTAATTTCAAAGAAATAAAAAGAGGGCGATTAAACATCTGTCACCATTTTTAGTATATATAAAGCCGCTGTTTTTACATAAAGCCGTTATTACCGCAGCTTAAATGTCTTCGGTGCAAGCCTGTATGCAAGAATCAAGGCAACGGCGATATATGCAATGCAAAATACTGAAATCAACGTGCCGAAAATCAGAGTCTGGACTTTCTTACCAATGGCAAAATAACAAACGAAATAAGTAAAAGAATTAAGAATGGAAAAAGTACCGTTTTTTATTTCAAGACCGATATTGTAAGGCTGCAAAAGATAATACAACACCATATTGTGCACCGAAAAAAATACCGACATAGCGACAATGGAAACAAACAGTAACACATAATTCAGTACATTGTCCGTTCCGCCTGTAAGCCATAACAGAAGCGGCAACCCGAATGCAATTACCGAAGCGGGCATCAAATTTATCCATATAATGGATTTCAGCCGTTCCGTAAAGAGAAACAAAATTGCACGTGGCTGCCTGTAAAACCGGTAGGTAAGCATACTGTGGTCACAGTTCATGAACATGGCCTGGGTGATAACCTTGCCGCGATTAATAAAATACATGACAAACAGAAAATAAGGCAAAAAAGTCAGCATCATCCCGTTTATTACCGGTTTTGCCTCGTGGATAAGAAAACAGGCCGTTATTGAAAACGCAAGCACCGTAAGAGAAATTAAGGTGATATATTTGGCCGATTTGGTAAGCAACATACTGTGCCGCTGAACAAAAAGGTCGTTGAAATACTGATAGCCGCTTTTGCTG belongs to Methanosarcina barkeri 3 and includes:
- a CDS encoding 30S ribosomal protein S11, encoding MADMKWAVAHIKSSFNNTIITVTDITGAETIAKSSGGMVVKAARDESSPYTAMQMAGQLADQLRDKGIHGIHIRVRAPGGNKQRSPGPGAQAAIRAFARAGIRIGRIEDVTPVPHDGTRPKGGRRV
- a CDS encoding 30S ribosomal protein S4 gives rise to the protein MAYPGKQSKSFETPKHPWQEARMASEVQLVKAYGLRNKREVWKAASKLRMYRSEARTLLASAANSQERGLEGHQKTQSEEILAKLIRYGIIKSDANIDDILSLKTENILERRLQTQVLRLGLARTVVQARQFITHGHIAINGRKATVPGMLVSKEDEMHIGYYGTSPLVSESHPERPVQVAASLADSTTTLRAVAEAKQAREKPPERGGGRKKRGRR
- a CDS encoding 30S ribosomal protein S13: MLYAFPWREYMVEEKNNEELRHLVRIMNTDLQGAKPVEYALTGLPGIGRRTAILIAKGAGVDPTATLGYLPDEEVAKLDNAIGNFEEIVPSWMLNRQKDLATGQDKHLLGTDILLTFREDINNLKKVRAYRGLRHERGLKVRGQRTKSTGRRGSTVGVSRKK